TCGTACCTGGAACCTCCGCACAGTCCGCCTGAGATGTGTAGTGAAAGGTTATATCCAGACGGAAGGAGCCGTCTCCGGCGTCCATAATCGGTGCCTGTCCCTGGATTATTCGTCTCACCGCCTTCGATGCCCTCTCACGGATCATTGGAAAAGTCGCCTCCGGCGGCAGGCAACATGCGGCGGCATGGCTTATCCCCGATTTTACCCCACAGGTTATGAGATCGTCTCCCAGAAGTGTCTTTGCCTCCCTTTCGGTGGCTTCGTCTCCGGTTACAAAGGCTACTGGGATCCCGAGGTAGCCGCATACCCCGGCGTTTAGGCCGATCTCTCCCACCTCTACCTCGTTTAAAACCGTTTTATAGACTGCTCTCGCCGATATGGTGTGATCCAGTACGGCCTTTTCCGTTCCTGCCATGGCGTGGTAGCAGAGGAAAAAAGCTCCGCTACAGCCCTTAACTCCCTCCATCATCCCCAATTGTTTAGGGCTTCCGGATATTATCCTGAGTCTGCCTTCGCTTCCGGGCATATTTTCCGGGGAAAGGTTGATCATCCTGTCGTGGGCGTCGTTTACGATGATCTCCTCTGCCCCTCCGTCGAAGGCGCCCTCTATGGCTGCCAAAAGATCGTGGGTCTGCATGGCCCTGCCGTAGCTGTACTCGACGTCAGAGCTTTTGATCTGCTCCGATCTGACGATTCCTGTAGCTCCCTCCATGTCAACGCTCATATAGATTTTCACTTAAGTCACCTCGTCGTGAGTGATATGGATCCAGAGTATGATACACCTAAAACTGGAACTATCGTCCCCTTTGGACTATGATAAAGGCAATTTTACGGAAAGGAGAGATGGGGAATGAGATTTAAGGGGTTTTTAGTCTTTTTAGCTGTTCTTCTTTTATCGGGCTTTATGATGTCCTCTTTATGGGCCCAGGATGCTCCACCTCAGGAGTCCAAACAGGAGGAGGTAGTTTCCCAGGATCCTCCTGCTGAGAACCTATTCGACCGAGAAGCCAACGAGAGGAGGATAGAGGAGCTTAATCTGGCGTTGGAGAGACTGGCCTCCGTTCCTATGGCCGAGTCCGCCGCTATTTACGGTATTACCGAGGCGGACGTAGAGAGCCGGATAACCGCCCTGTCGTCTTTACAGAACTTCTACCGTAGACTCAACGTGGCCATAGAGAAGACCTCGGGCTTTGTGGAAGAAGAGAAAAAGAGAAAGTCGGAAAAAGAGCAGGCGGTTTTGACTCTGGAGGAAAAGCCTCCGTTTAACCTGAGCTATTACGACGGGTATCTTCAGAAGGTCGAGGATCTGGTCTCCAGCCTATCCGAGTTGAGGGAGTCTATGACCAGGGAGCAAAAGGCCATCGTGAGCGCCCAGGGACAGCTTGAGGAGGCAGGTCAATCGGTCAGGCTTGCCAGAAGCGAGCTGGAATCCGCCAAAGGAACTGACTTGGAGCAAAACAAGGAGTGGATGTTGAGGAGGACCCTGGTTCGTGAGGAGCTATGGAATGTTACCTTGGCTTACCTCAGAAGAAGCCTGGAGAATATAAGGCTTCAGACCTCTATAGACACTCTCCGTCTGGATATGGTGGAGGACGTGAGACGCTACATCCACGATAATCTGGCTTTCGATCAAAAGGACCTGGACGAAGGGCTAGCCCGCTATTCCTCCAGGGAGGAGGAGCTGACAAAGAGAATAGCTTCCTTGGCGGGAGAGGTTGAGAAGGCGGAGAAGGCCTACGCTGATTCTCACGCTAACTTGACCGTAGCGACCTCGGATAAGGCTCAGAAAGCCGCTCAGAGGGCTTTTTCCGAGGCGGAGATTCGCAGGGAATACCTCCATCTCGCCGCTTCTCAGAGCCAGGAAATGGTCGGCATGTTAGGGGAGATGAGGGAGATCTGGTCCTTC
The uncultured Dethiosulfovibrio sp. genome window above contains:
- a CDS encoding M55 family metallopeptidase, which gives rise to MKIYMSVDMEGATGIVRSEQIKSSDVEYSYGRAMQTHDLLAAIEGAFDGGAEEIIVNDAHDRMINLSPENMPGSEGRLRIISGSPKQLGMMEGVKGCSGAFFLCYHAMAGTEKAVLDHTISARAVYKTVLNEVEVGEIGLNAGVCGYLGIPVAFVTGDEATEREAKTLLGDDLITCGVKSGISHAAACCLPPEATFPMIRERASKAVRRIIQGQAPIMDAGDGSFRLDITFHYTSQADCAEVPGTIRLDGRTIRIEGRGMDDMRRWAGSLISLGGSAGF